Proteins from one Rhizoctonia solani chromosome 5, complete sequence genomic window:
- a CDS encoding lactonase, 7-bladed beta-propeller, giving the protein MAPRTTTRSNSANRSPRDDGSSRGTITTHITSATVLAGKDNHFGDWASAVKLNLHVHDQLPSDSFFDPIRDLLEQSKRFPRWLTNKESPELCYIASGYRTLRDRLCTYLLSSITGQNFRQYTLHDSDPELCAAMGTIFQLCYHTTKLHTNENSTEMDGRFFIDGLIAHVCESDGTAYMKYNTKQKLRLPKTRLENVNVPAMIADGVTYIDIPNFEPYDTSPPLREAASALGSKAFSKTLQLVNCVVEYKRDTDGAHQAMMGIVSGLYQQQAFRNVRQFVFGISQNNASTLNVVVATWQGDNIKVYNVGSYSLAHPATAVQFYLVLREIKRRAKSDHDCLIACSNALAVDIIDFPPQKWWATKALPNTREQPPETQDELHPTTGQGRQSGGAPYSPTPFSNIPSTRSGVPHPYSRPPSCSSQRSVETCSQPPSCGPSPPPQHLPGMELEPSLGALLKAVTTLTAMVGSLQDQIRAQGQQINKLKAICKETADLLGDKDQGKAQTQPGPLTGPITPPTQTGGEAYSPATVRPGLKAPFRPSRGTGYDSEEEEDRQAPKREPCNTPKQGLSSLTPFDSGSSVKQPKMELPNPYKGDTQGYYKVVGWW; this is encoded by the exons GCGCTGTGAAGCTTAATCTACATGTACATGATCAACTCCCCTCTGATAGTTTCTTCGATCCGATTCGAGATCTGCTGGAGCAGTCAAAGCGTTTTCCAAGATGGCTCACTAACAAG GAGTCGCCTGAACTTTGTTATATTGCTTCTGGATACCGCACCTTACGGGACAGATTATGTACTTATTTACTATCATCTATAACGGGGCAAAACTTCCGACAATATACCCTTCACGATAGCGACCCGGAGTTATGTGCCGCAATGGGTACGATTTTTCAACTCTGCTACCACACTACCAAATTACACACAAATGAAAACTCAACCGAGATGGATGGGCGGTTTTTTATTGATGGGCTGATAGCCCATGTGTGTGAAAGCGATGGAACAGCCTATATGAAGTATAA TACCAAGCAAAAATTAAGGCTCCCCAAAACCAGGTTGGAAAATGTGAATGTGCCCGCGATGATTGCAGACGGTGTCACTTATATCGATATCCCCAACTTTGAGCCATACGACACGAGTCCTCCCCTGCGAGAAGCGGCCTCGGCGTTAGGCTCGAAAGCCTTTTCCAAGACACTGCAGCTGGTCAATTGCGTCGTCGAATACAAACGTGATACGGATGGTGCCCATCAGGCTATGATGGGCATTGTTTCTGGGCTTTATCAACAACAAGCTTTCAGAAACGTACGACAGTTTGTTTTTGGTATCTCTCAGAACAACGCCAGTACTTTGAATGTTGTAGTAGCAACATGGCAAGGGGATAAT ATCAAAGTTTACAACGTTGGCAGCTATTCATTAGCTCACCCCGCGACAGCCGTGCAGTTCTATCTCGTTCTTCGAGAAATTAAAAGGCGTGCCAAATCTGATCACGATTGTTTGATAGCGTGCAGCAACGCTTTGGCAGTTGACATTATTGATTTTCCGCCTCAAAAATGGTGGGCCACCAAGGCTTTGCCCAACACTCGTGAACAACCCCCCGAAACGCAAGATGAACTGCACCCAACTACAGGCCAAGGCAGACAATCAGGTGGC GCACCCTactcccccacgccgttttcaaacattccatccacacgctctggcgtcccacacccgTACTCCCGTCCTCCCAGTTGCTCCTCTCAACGTTCCGTGGAAACctgctcccaaccaccctcttgcggcccatcaccccctccgcaacacctgcccggaatggaactGGAGCCGTCCCTTGgtgctctcctcaaggctgtcACAACCCTCACCGCCATggttgggtccctccaggaccaaatcagagcacaaggccaacagatcaacaaactcaaggccatatgcaaggagaccgccgacctacttggtgacaaggaccaaggaaaagcccaaacccagcctggcccattgactgggcctatcacccctcctactcAGACAGGAGGAGAAGCCTACTCTCCAgcaacggttaggcctgggctcaaggcccctttccgcccttcaaggggcacagggtatgactcagaagaagaggaagacagGCAAGCCCCCAAAAGGGAACCTTGCAACACGCCTAAACAgggcctcagctccctcaccccttttgactcagggtccagtgtaaagcaacccaagatggaactCCCCAACCCTTACAAGGGCGATACCCaaggttattacaaagtagtaggttggtggtag